The Candidatus Nanohalovita haloferacivicina region TCTGCGGCGAAGACGTCAAAGGCGGAATGAAGACGTCAGAAGGCCCGGTCCACGAAGTCTGCATGTCAAGCCTGTTCTAGTTCTTTCTAATTGCATTTTTTAACCATTCCTCAGAAAATGGCCAACTTCTCCAAATAAGCTCTCATCAGCGTCTGTAACGGCCTCTCCAACCTTCCATCCTGGTTCCGGCACAGGTTCCTCAATATCAAAATGAATGGTATTGCTGAAAACCTCCACTAGAGAATTCTTCTCTATTTCTTCTCCAGGATCAATCCACTCAACACTGAACTCTGGAAAATGAATATAGGCCTCAACAAAATCCTCATAATTCCCGCCACTCCACGCATCAGGGTCAAGAGCATAAGTATCTCCCTCAGCATTCAAAACTTCTACAACACCTTCCGGAGTATAATTTTCAGCAACACCCTGATAAACATCTTTCAGGCCTTTATCAGTTTCAAAAGTCACCTCATATCCCCTAGGCCTTCTAATTACATCCACAAAAACACCGTCCTCCCTAAAAGCAGCCTGAGTATACTCACCCCTTTCATCAACTCCTCTGAGAAGAGTGCCGTGCACCAGTTTATCATATTCGTCCTGAGGCCTTGTCACACATCTAATGCGTTCCTAAAGAATAAATTTTTCGATTTGTGCTCATAGGTCATAACTGGAGGAAGCCGTAAGAATCAACTTTTTCACTCGTAATTTAGACAACAGTTAAAAGATTATTGTTATTAATCAGTCACAATAGTGCAAGGATAGTTTTTAAGAGTGGGCCACAATAACTAGACATATGAGGAAGCCCTTCGCAGTTCATCTGTAACCAATCAGGTGGACGGAAGTGCGCTTTAGGCTCCCACCCGTTAATACTATACCGTTGGGAGCCTTCCTCGCTATTGTTCTATTTGTTTGATTTCAATATCATAGCTTTTAGGAAACTATAGTCGCTTTCTAGCAGATGTTCTAAGTCTTTTTCTCTAGCTTTGTATGCTAAATTATGGCATTCTGGTTCTTCTATCTCTTTGTGAACTTCACACGTGGTGAACTTTGGGTAATTGTTAGGAGCTGTTTTCGTGTTATTTTGGAGAAAGTTGTTTAGATGGTGTTTTATCTGCTTAAACTTTCCTTCGTATTCTTTATCTATTCTGACTTCTTTTAATCGGTGTACGTCGTTTTGAATAAGCATAAACAGGCCTACTGAAAAAAGTTTGACTCTATATTTGGACAGATTTCCTAGTTCGGCTTTAGCAGCTTTTTTCAATCTTTTTTTATGGTCTTTGCTTATAAAAACAGCATTGGAATAGTCATTGCCTGATTCATCTGAGAAGGCAAGTCCTGTATTCATGCCTAGATTCTCAACTTTTCCGCTTTGATCAACATATACGGTGTACTGTCTCACTATATTGGCTTTTTTTATCTGAATTATAAAAATTGCAAATATCTTTTAACAGGAAAAACAACCTGTAACTGAGTTGTTAACTATGTCCGGAAATACCTCGCTAAGACGGTCTCGTTCAGTTGGAGTAGGATTGCAAATTAACATAATTTAGAATTAGGAAGTTATCCTCGTCTATTTCTTAATCAAGCCCCGGGCGGGATTTGAACCCGCGACCTGTCCCTTTCTGTGCCTGTCAAGTTTTGATTGTAGGCCATGCTGTGCATGGTCTGATGCGTGCCGCTCTGGGCATTGGCAGGCGTACGAGGGGACCGCTCTAGCCAGGCTGAGCCACCGAGGCCTCTGTAGTTATTGAGTGGGGTTATGGTTTTTAATCTTCTACCGGGTTTTTTAGTCCTGTATTTCCTATTTTTTGTTGTATGAAGGTTGGTTTCCGGTGAATTTGAGGCCTTTGATTGGTTTTGTTGTGGTCTTGTTTGTTCTGGAAGGTGCTGTGCTTTTTGTCTCTGATTTCAGTTTTGGTTCGGAGCCTGAGGTCGAGACACCGGATGCTGATGCGGCCAATAATCCTTCAGAAAATGTTTCTACTACTTCTGTTTCTGATGAGGATGATAATAGTTCTGAATCTGATAGAAGGCCTGATAGTAATGAGTTGAATAGTTCTTCTGTTGAGGGTGAGGCTGTGGAGAATGAATCAATTAATTCTTCTGATGAGGCAGATCCGAGGCCTGTTGAGAATGTGAGCACTCTTTTTGTCGGCAATAGTTATACTGACAGGAATGATCTTCCTGTGCTTTACAGGAGTGTTGTTGGTTCCACATCTAATTTTTCTGAGAGCTCTGTTACTGTTGATTCTGTTACCTATGGCGGTTATCGTTTGAGGGAGCATGCCAGTGATCTTGAGAGTGGAGGCCGGATTTCCAGTGTTCTCGGGGATGATTGGGATTATGTTGTTTTGCAGGAGCAGAGCCAGATTATTGGTTTCAGTCTGGATCATGAGGAGAGGATAAAGTCGATGGATGCCGGTGAGAGGCTTTCTCAGGCTGTTAACCGGAGTGGTGCGGATACTGTTCTTTTCATGACCTGGGGCCGTAGGGATGGTGATGAGCGTAACAGGTTTATCTATCCGAACTATACTGCGATGCAGAAGTATCTGAGAGGTGGTTACGAGCAGATGCGTTACAGGGTCAGGGACAACGGTAGTGAGGCCAGTATTGCGCCGGTAGGTATGGCTTTTAAGGAGGCCTATGATTATAGCTCGAGGGATGGTCCTGCTAACAGGACGGGTACTGTTTTCTATGATCTGTATGCTTCGGATGGTTCTCATCCGAGTGTTCAGGGCAGTTATCTTGCTGCTCTGGTGATTGGCGCTACCAGCACAGGTGTTGAGCCTTTGAATGTGTCGTACAGGCCTTCTGAAGTTTCTAGTTCTCGTGCTGATCTTTTGAAGGGTTTTGCTAGTAGTGCTGCGGATTATTATTGATCGGTGTAATGATTTAAACGAGGCCTGCTATTTGGTATTTAGGTGAATTGTTTTTGGAGGATAAGATTGGTGAAGTCGCAGGTTATGTTTGGAGGTATTTAGAGGATGAAGGAAAGTGTTCTGTCTCGTCTATTTCGAGTTCTCTTGATTTTCCGCGTTCAAAGGTGAATATGGCTATTGGTTGGCTTGCTCGTGAGGGTAAGCTTGAGTTTGTTGACGCTGATCGCGGAACTTATGTGAAGGCTTCTTGATTTTCTGTTGAGGCCGAAAGATGTTTTAGTTTTGTAACCTCTTTTTTGTTGTATGAGTTTAGTTGATGGAGCTAGGACGATTGTTAATCAATGTTTAAACGTTCAGGATGGCGAGGAGGTGCTTGTTGTTAACGATGGTAATGATGCAGATCTGATTGATGCACTGTTTGAAGTGCTTGATGATCGGGACGTCGAGGCGACGTACATCGAGTACGAGGAGCCGGAGAACCATGGCGAAGAACCTCCTGAGAAGGTTGCGGAAGCTATGAAAGAGGCCGATGTGGTTATTGCACCAACTATCAAGTCCTTGAGCCACACCAATGCAAGGAAGGAGGCAAATAAGGCCGGAACCAGGGTTGCTACTTTGCCGACTGTCAGCAAGGAAATATGGAATTCAAGCCTTCAGGCCGATTATGATGAGGTTAAGAGAATTACCGAGAAAGTCTATGATCTTCTTGAGGATGCTGATGAGGTAAGGATTGAGACACCTTCCGGTACTGATCTGCGTTTCGATGTTGAGATCGACACATACCATAACGATACTGGTATTCTGCATGAGGCCGGTGCGTTCGGAAATCTTCCGGCTGGAGAGCCCAACGGTTATCCTGCTAACATGGAGGGCACGCTTGTTTTCGATCACTTCCCGTTCTCTCCTGACGCGAAAAAAGTTGAGATCAGAGACAGCAAGGTTGTAGCACTGGAGAACAAGGAAGGCGCTACGACTTCTGAGCTGGAGAAGGCCTTTGAGGATGTTCCTTGTTCGAAGAAGGTTGCCGAGTTCGGTTTCGGTACGAATCCTGAGGCCACTATTATCGGTAATACTTTGCAGGATGAGAAGGTTCTGGGAACTATTCACGTAGCTCTCGGTGACAATTGTTCGTATGTTCCTGAGGGAGATGACAGGAGGAATCCGTGTGATATTCACTGGGATTCTGTATGTGAGAAGCCTACTGTCTGGTTTGACGATAAGAAGATTCTTGACGAAGGAGAGCCTGTCTTCCTGGAGGAGTAGGCCTTTTTCTTTTTCCTCCTCTTTTTCTATCGTTCATATTTTAAGCAAGGTCTGACAATTACAGGGTAGGCTGTTATGAGTTCGACCGATTTTGAGGATTCTCTTGCCGATGCACTGGCGGAGGCTAAGAATCAGGCTCCTGAAATGGATGAACCAGATGTTGATCCTGAGGACCTGAAGAAGGAGATTAGAAGACTTCACGATAGGCTTCGCAGATTGGAGGAGGCCCATAACGGCGGCGAAGTTCTTGTTGAGCAGGATGATTACAGCGATCTCAATGAGCATGATCTCCGTCAGAGGATGAAGGAGGTCGAAATTTCTCAGGATATTATGGAGTCCAGGCTTGAGGAAGAACTTGAGGACTTCAAGGATGAGCTTTTCGAGGACTTTTTCTCGGATGTAGAGGAGCGTCTTGCTGAGGAGCACCTGAAGAAGCGTGTGAACAGTATTCGTTCCGATGCTGATAAGCAGATTGAAGAGCTTAGAGAAAGAGTTCAGGACGTCCAGATTGAGGAGAAAGTTGATAAAGAGGATCTGGATGAAAGAGTTGAGAATGAGAAGAAGGCCTTGGAGAGAAGGATTGATCGTCGTTACGGTGATCTGAAAGGAGAAGTTGATGAAGTTGATGATAAGGTAGAGTCTCTGAAGGCTGATCTTTACGAGGCTAATCAGAGTATCGGTTCTCTGAAGACCAAGATTGAGCAGATGCAGGAGGAGACTCAGAGAGTTGAGTCCGAGCTTCAGAATAATATTGAGGAGGCCAAAGAAGATGTTAAAGAGGAGATTGAGCCGGTTCCTTCTCAGGATGACTTTGAAGAGCTGAAGTCTCATGTAACTGAAATTTCCGGTCTTCTTGACAGTCTTTCAAGCAAGATTTCTTCCAGGTAGCTGGGAATAATGTTTTTAACAGTCCGGGCCCAAGTTTTGGTATAGAATGAGTATTTTAGCATGCTCTGGCACTGCACAGATGAATATTATGTCAGAGACTATGCTAGCCAATTTCTTTAATTTCAAGGCTTTCAAGGGAACCAAGTCCAAGTTTTTCTGGTAATTGGTTCCAGGCCATAACGTTTCGGTGTTTTCCCTGTATGGTTCTGGACTTCTTAGATGACGGCGCCCAAAGGCTTTTGCTCGTTCTCTGTCTTCCGCTGGTAGATGGTGTTTTCGCAACACTGCTCGTTACAGGCGCAATCCAGACATTCTCAGATGTTGTTAACGTAGCTTTGACAATTTTCAGTGGTGCAGGAGCGCTGGCAGTTCTTTACTCGTCAGCTGATTCTGGTAGAGAGGCCCGCAGAATGGTTAAGCAGGTAACTCCTTTCCTGCTTGGTGGTGCATTGGTAATTTCGTTGATCGCACCGGTCTTCGCCTCAGTGTTCTATATGGAGCGTTTGAAGTATGCTACAGGCCTTGCAATTATTGCGATCGCAGCTCATATCCTGGAGCTTGATCATGCTGAGAAGTTCCCTGTGCCTGCTATAGTGGTTACAGGCCTTGTTGTTTCGGTTCAGAGTCCTGCGGCGGCTGCTCCATCATTGGAGTACGTGGTTCCTGCGCTTGGAACTGCTGCTATGGCTGTAGGTGTTCTTTATCTGGCCTCATTGATTGATATTGAGAGAATGGATCTTGATTATATTCGGAGAGGAGGTGCGATGGTTCTCTGTCTGATAGGCCTTTCTCAGTTCGGATTGGCTGTTCCTTCGGAGTTAGGCCTTGCAGTTCTTGCTCTTTCAGTGTTTGCTTCTCTGAGGAAAGGTTAGAGGCTGTAGAATTCGATTTCTATGTTTCCTGTGTTTCCTTTGATGTATCTTGCGACCAGTCTTTCTCTTAGAGGCCTGAATGCCAGCAGGAATCCGATTGCGTCGGTTATTATTCCTGGTGAAATGAGTAGTAGACCTGCTATGACTAGTAGTGCGCCCTCTGCTACGTTTCGGCTTATTTCTCCTGCTGTGACTGATCTCTGTAGTTTTTTGAGTACGTGACGGCCTTCTCTTTTGACTATTGTTGCGCCGACTATGCCTGTTACTACGACGATGGCCAGTGTCTGCCAGAATCCGAGCATTCCTGCTAGCTGTACAAGTATGTATAGATCTGTGAATGGTAGTACTATCATTGCCAGCAGGAGTAGGATTCCGATCATACTGTATGAATAGGCCTCAGGATTTAAACCATGTTACCGATTCTTGATTCTGTCAACTATTATCTGGAGTTCTCCTCTGTACATGGAAACTTCTCCTTCCAGAGTTACTTTTTCTCCCTGAGCGTGTGAAGGCCTTTTATCGAATTTTACGGCCTCGATACTTTTTTCTCGATTTTTCAGTGTGAAGAAAAAGTGGTTTCTTCCGGCTGGATTGGCTACTTCTCCAGTAACTCTGACTTTTTCTCCAGCCATCGAAGGCCTCACTTCCGATATTTCTACTTTCTCCGGTGGAATACTGGTTGCAAGGTATAGTGTGAGAAGGCCTATGCAGGCTGTGAGAAAGTATTTCTGGTAGTTGTTCATTCCAGTTTCTTCACTTTGAGTTTTCTGTAGTGGGGGCCGTTTTCTTTCAGAACGCTTTCGAAAAGTTTGACTTTATCGACTTTGATATCTGCTATTTTCCGGCCCTGGTATTTTTCGAATTTTTCGTGCAGCGTCTTTTTCTGGCCTTTTCTCAGTTTTTTGACTCTGTGGAGTGTGATATGTGGTTCGAATTCGTGCTGGCTTGAGTCAGGTACTTCGTGCTGAGAGACCTGGTTATGTAGGTCGAATATTTTTTCGGAGTTGATGCCGGCCCAGATTACTCTGACATGGTTTTTTGATGGAAATGCGCCGAGACCTCTGATTTCGACGTTGAAAGGTTCTTGTTGTACGTTGTTGAGGGCCTGTTCGATCTTCTTTATCTCCTGTTTGTCTGTGTTTTTGAAGAATTGTAGTGTGATGTGCATTTTTTCTGTGGGTACTGGTTTGAATCCGAGGTCTGTCTCGTTTCTGACCTGTTTTAGTTTGTTGAGGGCTTCGGTTTGCTCTATTTCGATGGCTGAGAAGACTCTCGGCATACAAAGTTTTTAATTATGAGTTGCTCATAAATACTTAGGCGAACTGAAAATGGCAAATAATCCGCGTGGAACTGAGATTAGAGGCAAGACGATTGTTTCTGAAGAACATGGTAAAAAATTCGGTGAGGTAGATGATCTTTCGTTTGTATCTGATACTGGAGAGCTGATGAATATACTAATTACTGATACTACGGAGCATATTTCCGAGCAGAGTCTTCAGGAGGACAGGAAGGGCCGTAACCTGGTACCTTTCTCTGCTGTGAAGTCTATTGGGGACTTTGTGATTGTCTCTGAAGAAGACATGATTTAGAGGCCTTTTTCTCCTCTAAATTTTCTATATTTCGTATTTTTCTCCATCTATATTCAAGGTTAGTTCTTTGTCTTCGTCGAAGTTTACTATCTTGACTACGCTTCTGTTTGCGGTTATGTATGCGTTTACTCCGTCCATTCTTCTGTTGACGATGTTCCATCCGTTGGTGTCGTGGTTGCGTGTTTGGGAATGGTCTCCTATGAGAATGTTTGATTCTCTGTCGAGTTCTCTTCTTTCGTCTTCGTTGAAGAATACTGGGCCTTCGTGTTCGTATGTGTCGAGCTCTGGGTAGATTCCATCGTCTGTAGGGTATTCTTCGGCTGTTTCAGGGCCTTTGATTGAGAAGTATTCGTCCTGGTGTTTTAGCAGGCCGTCGTCTTCGGGATCTATTTTTACTGTCAGTATCTCTGTCTCGCGGTCTACTTCTTTTCCGTAGCTGTTTACGGCGCTGTTTATTTGCTCTATTTCTTTTTCACTGAGCTTTCTTTTCACGTGTTTTGCTGAACTCATTTCTGTTTCTTACTGTGTGAATGTGTGGAAAATGTTTTCTGCTTTTCTAAATGTCGTATCGTGAGTTGCTCTGCCAGTAGCCTTCGTCCTGACGTTCAAGTTCTCCGCCCTGTACGTTTTCTCGTAGTACGTCCGGTACTTCTCCTGTTTCCGGTACTGAGTATTGGTTCATGACTGTTTTTGCGGATTCTTCGATTTCTTCTGAACCTGTGAATCTTGCCCAGTGAACAGGCTTGTCTCCTCCAAGAAGGCCTCTGATTCCTCCTTCATCCATTGTGGTAGGTTCGTTCCAGTCGACTGCTCTGGAAGCATCGTTGTTGTCCATTTCGTTTTCCATTGCGATGTAGAAGAGTGCGGTATCTTCAGGATCGTCAGCGGTATAAAGAATATCTACGCAGTCAGCGGATCGGTATAGTGTGTTTTGCGGTGTTTCTCTCATTGATCCTGGCTGACCATCTCTTCCCTCTGAGAAAGTTATTTTGTTGCCGTTGTGAGGGTCATTACCTGATATGTTGCCGAATTCGTCCTCATCCATCCAGTCCTGATATCTGCGTCCTTCTGAGGCCTTTGTTCTTAGTATTTCCGGGCCTTCCTGGAGGATGTCGGCTGTGGTATCAAGTTGTTGTGTCATAACTGTAAAGTAACAACAGACTTTTTTATTCTTTTTGGATGGAGAAAGGTGTTCTAAGAGAAAAAATTAGGTGGGTGACGGCGGTTTTAACCGTCGATAATTCCTTCGTCTGTGATTGAGTAGACTGCTTCTCCTTCTGGTAGGTAAGGTGAGTCTTCGAGTCTTGCGACTCTTGTGTCTTTCTTTCCTTTTCTGAGGTAGATGATTGTTGCGCAGTTGTGTGCTACGATGTTTCCTCCGATGGCCTTTGTAGGGTCTCCGAACATCTGGTCTGGGTTGTCCATGACCTGGTTTGTGAGGACTACTGCTACGTTGTGTGTATTTGCTGCTTTCAGCAGTGTTGACATGTGCTTGTTCAACTTTTGCTGTCGCTTGGCTAGTTCTCCTCTGCCTACGTATTCTGACCTGAAGTGGGCCATAAGGGAGTCGACTACGATTAGGCCTATGTCGTTTTCCTCGCAGATTGTTTTGGCTTCTTCTGCTAGAAGCATCTGGTGGTCGGAGTTGAATGCTCGTGCTACGTGGATGTTGTCGAGTACTTCGTCTGCGTCCATGTCCTGTGCTTCGGCCATTTGTTCGATTCTTTCTGGGATGAATGTGTCTTCTGTGTCGATGTAGATTGCGCCTTTTCCTAGGCCTCCTTCTTCCTCTGATCTCTGTACGTTTACTGCCAGGTGGTGTGCGATCTGTGTTTTTCCTGCTCCGAACTCTCCGTAGAGTTCTGTGAGGGATTGTGTTTCTACTCCGCCGTCAAGTAGTTCGTTGAAGCTTTCGGAGTTTGTGGAGATTTTTCTCATTTCCTGTCTCTGTTTGTATCTTTCTGTTCCTGTTTCGAATCCTCCTACGTCGGCTAGATCCATTGCAGAGTTTACGATGCTTTCTGCTGCGGATTCTCCGATGCCGTCTACTTTTCCTGATAGTTCTCCGGCCTTCATGTTTGCGATTTCCATGAGGTTGGTTAGGCCTTCTTCCCGGAGTCTTTCTGCTGTTTTTCCTCCTACGCCATCTAGATCTTCAAGTTCTACGTCGTCTGCCATTTTAGTTGCTCACCTTTGTTTCTTTTCCTGCAAATGTTTGAGTTTTGCTCATAGTATAAGTTTTTTAGACTTCCATGACTTCTAGAAGTTGTTTGAGCTGTTCTGTTGTGTCTATTTCTTCTACACTGTTTGCAAGTAGCTCTATTCTTCCGAAGTAGTCGTTGTAGCGTGTTCGGCCTTCGATCTGTAGTTCTTTGCCGATTGCTTCGTCTCCTGCTTCTTCGACTGCGTCCAGGTCGCCTTCTTTTTCTGTTTCTTCGTCGATTTCCAGTACTTTTCGGGCCTGTTCTCCGAAGAATACTACTCTGATGTTTTCTGTTCCATCGTCTATTACGCCTGAGAGCGCTAGTCTGTGGCCTGGTTCTTCTATTACGTCTCCATCGTCGGTTACGTATTCTCCATCGTCGTTTTCTCTGACTGTGTCTCCTGAGTCTGGATCTACACGGTAGAAGGGGTTGTTTGTGTAGACTGCCATCAGCATTCCGTTGATCTTGTATGATGAGTTTTCTGCTGTGACTTCTCTGATTGAGGCCTCTTCTGTGTCCATGCCTCCAGTTTCTACTTCGGGTACGTCTTCGTCGTCTGCCATTGCTACTTTGGCTGAGTCTCCGAGTCGGATTTCTGCGTTTCCTCGATCGTCTTCCATTGTGTAGGCGCCTGTTATTTCGATTGCGTCGCCTTCGCTGATCTTGTCTGCGATCTCTGTTTGTTCGTCCCAGAGGGTCATTCTAATTGTTCCTGTGTCGTCCCCGAGAACCACGTTCTGTACGCGGCCGTCTTCTTCATCGTCGTCTCTTTCGAAGGTGTTGAGGTCTGAGATGTTGACTACTCGGGCCTTGAAGTTGACTTTTCTCATGTCTGGTACGATGTTTTCTATTTTGAGGTCTTCGCTCATTTCCTGGCCTATGTTTACGCCGTGTTCTTTTGCTACGAGGTGGACTGCGCCTTCTTCTGATACTAGGCCTTCGAACTCGTCCATTTTTTCTTCTACTTTTTCTTTTACTTCGTCTTCGTCGAGTTCTGTTTCCTCTACTATTTTCTCGATTATTTCCTCGGGGTCCATATTGTTAGAAGTGAATGGAAATCTTAAATCCTCTTTCGTTTTAGAGGTTGTTTGCTGGGAAAATTGTGTTTTCTGGCCTGGTAGAAAAATAAGATAGGGGATATGTAGGAAGGGTGCAGAGGGTTTATTTCAGGGCCTCTTTGACGTCTTCCTTGCGGATTGTTTTGCGGCCGTCTTCTCTTGCAATTGCGATTGCTTCTTCTGCTACGTCGCCTGCAAATGTTTCTAGAATTTGTCCGAGTGTTTCGGCGCTTTCTTGGGAAACTCGTTTGTCTCCTTGGCCTTTGATCATTTCCTTCATCTTAGCTCTTGAGAATTCCATTGTCACGTTTAGATTAGTGATCAAAATCATTATAAAGTCAAACCTGATTGGTTTTGTGAACTGTTGAGTAGCAACCAAAGAGAATATTAACTTAGATCACTAATTAAGGTGTACAGGTAGGACAATGGATGAAAGCGAGCAGGAGTTTTTCCTGCATACTAAACCCGCCAAGATGATGGTCAGGCTTGCTGATCCGTCGGCGGAGAACTATGCATCGGCACTTTCTTCCCGAATTGACTGTACTTACTCTCACGCTGTGAGGATTATTCAGAAGCTTGAGGAGATGGGCCTGGTCGAGTCCAACAAGAAGGGCAGGAAGAAGTATATTGAACTCACATCA contains the following coding sequences:
- a CDS encoding DUF4886 domain-containing protein, with the translated sequence MVLFVLEGAVLFVSDFSFGSEPEVETPDADAANNPSENVSTTSVSDEDDNSSESDRRPDSNELNSSSVEGEAVENESINSSDEADPRPVENVSTLFVGNSYTDRNDLPVLYRSVVGSTSNFSESSVTVDSVTYGGYRLREHASDLESGGRISSVLGDDWDYVVLQEQSQIIGFSLDHEERIKSMDAGERLSQAVNRSGADTVLFMTWGRRDGDERNRFIYPNYTAMQKYLRGGYEQMRYRVRDNGSEASIAPVGMAFKEAYDYSSRDGPANRTGTVFYDLYASDGSHPSVQGSYLAALVIGATSTGVEPLNVSYRPSEVSSSRADLLKGFASSAADYY
- a CDS encoding winged helix-turn-helix domain-containing protein, with protein sequence MEDKIGEVAGYVWRYLEDEGKCSVSSISSSLDFPRSKVNMAIGWLAREGKLEFVDADRGTYVKAS
- a CDS encoding aminopeptidase, whose translation is MSLVDGARTIVNQCLNVQDGEEVLVVNDGNDADLIDALFEVLDDRDVEATYIEYEEPENHGEEPPEKVAEAMKEADVVIAPTIKSLSHTNARKEANKAGTRVATLPTVSKEIWNSSLQADYDEVKRITEKVYDLLEDADEVRIETPSGTDLRFDVEIDTYHNDTGILHEAGAFGNLPAGEPNGYPANMEGTLVFDHFPFSPDAKKVEIRDSKVVALENKEGATTSELEKAFEDVPCSKKVAEFGFGTNPEATIIGNTLQDEKVLGTIHVALGDNCSYVPEGDDRRNPCDIHWDSVCEKPTVWFDDKKILDEGEPVFLEE
- a CDS encoding DUF5794 domain-containing protein; the protein is MVLDFLDDGAQRLLLVLCLPLVDGVFATLLVTGAIQTFSDVVNVALTIFSGAGALAVLYSSADSGREARRMVKQVTPFLLGGALVISLIAPVFASVFYMERLKYATGLAIIAIAAHILELDHAEKFPVPAIVVTGLVVSVQSPAAAAPSLEYVVPALGTAAMAVGVLYLASLIDIERMDLDYIRRGGAMVLCLIGLSQFGLAVPSELGLAVLALSVFASLRKG
- a CDS encoding FxsA family protein, whose protein sequence is MIGILLLLAMIVLPFTDLYILVQLAGMLGFWQTLAIVVVTGIVGATIVKREGRHVLKKLQRSVTAGEISRNVAEGALLVIAGLLLISPGIITDAIGFLLAFRPLRERLVARYIKGNTGNIEIEFYSL
- a CDS encoding exodeoxyribonuclease VII large subunit produces the protein MNNYQKYFLTACIGLLTLYLATSIPPEKVEISEVRPSMAGEKVRVTGEVANPAGRNHFFFTLKNREKSIEAVKFDKRPSHAQGEKVTLEGEVSMYRGELQIIVDRIKNR
- the thpR gene encoding RNA 2',3'-cyclic phosphodiesterase; translated protein: MPRVFSAIEIEQTEALNKLKQVRNETDLGFKPVPTEKMHITLQFFKNTDKQEIKKIEQALNNVQQEPFNVEIRGLGAFPSKNHVRVIWAGINSEKIFDLHNQVSQHEVPDSSQHEFEPHITLHRVKKLRKGQKKTLHEKFEKYQGRKIADIKVDKVKLFESVLKENGPHYRKLKVKKLE
- a CDS encoding PRC-barrel domain-containing protein — translated: MANNPRGTEIRGKTIVSEEHGKKFGEVDDLSFVSDTGELMNILITDTTEHISEQSLQEDRKGRNLVPFSAVKSIGDFVIVSEEDMI
- the radA gene encoding DNA repair and recombination protein RadA, which produces MADDVELEDLDGVGGKTAERLREEGLTNLMEIANMKAGELSGKVDGIGESAAESIVNSAMDLADVGGFETGTERYKQRQEMRKISTNSESFNELLDGGVETQSLTELYGEFGAGKTQIAHHLAVNVQRSEEEGGLGKGAIYIDTEDTFIPERIEQMAEAQDMDADEVLDNIHVARAFNSDHQMLLAEEAKTICEENDIGLIVVDSLMAHFRSEYVGRGELAKRQQKLNKHMSTLLKAANTHNVAVVLTNQVMDNPDQMFGDPTKAIGGNIVAHNCATIIYLRKGKKDTRVARLEDSPYLPEGEAVYSITDEGIIDG
- a CDS encoding DUF2240 family protein — protein: MDPEEIIEKIVEETELDEDEVKEKVEEKMDEFEGLVSEEGAVHLVAKEHGVNIGQEMSEDLKIENIVPDMRKVNFKARVVNISDLNTFERDDDEEDGRVQNVVLGDDTGTIRMTLWDEQTEIADKISEGDAIEITGAYTMEDDRGNAEIRLGDSAKVAMADDEDVPEVETGGMDTEEASIREVTAENSSYKINGMLMAVYTNNPFYRVDPDSGDTVRENDDGEYVTDDGDVIEEPGHRLALSGVIDDGTENIRVVFFGEQARKVLEIDEETEKEGDLDAVEEAGDEAIGKELQIEGRTRYNDYFGRIELLANSVEEIDTTEQLKQLLEVMEV
- a CDS encoding histone encodes the protein MEFSRAKMKEMIKGQGDKRVSQESAETLGQILETFAGDVAEEAIAIAREDGRKTIRKEDVKEALK
- a CDS encoding winged helix-turn-helix domain-containing protein, translating into MDESEQEFFLHTKPAKMMVRLADPSAENYASALSSRIDCTYSHAVRIIQKLEEMGLVESNKKGRKKYIELTSRGEDVAHTLNDLMKLLD